In Elaeis guineensis isolate ETL-2024a chromosome 1, EG11, whole genome shotgun sequence, a genomic segment contains:
- the LOC105038701 gene encoding GDSL esterase/lipase At3g26430: protein MKLQLLSFLSVDLLLLLSVPVFSSPCHFPAVFNLGDSNSDTGGLSATFGPLTYPYGETFFRKPAGRYSDGRLIIDFIAESLGLPYISAYLDSMGTNFSHGANFATALSTILPQNITLSQGGYSPFSLDVQLKQFSQFKSRSRMIYNEGGVYKDVMPKEEYFSQALYTFDIGQNDLTALYFLNKSAEECIPNALKEFSKVVESIYKRGGRSFWIHNTGPLGCLPYVLVQLPLEASELDSAGCAIRYNNLAQKFNRLLNDTVTQLRKDLSLAAFTLVDIYSVKYLLISQARKQGFKLPLRACCGHGGGMYNYNSNFRCGDTVKVNGTTILVGKSCKNPWKRISWDGAHYTEAANRWVFHQISRGAFSDPAIPLSMACHRKTPTNDAC, encoded by the exons ATGAAGCTTCAACTTCTAAGCTTCCTCTCAGTTGACTTACTACTACTGCTCTCAGTGCCTGTCTTTTCCTCTCCATGTCACTTCCCTGCTGTCTTTAATCTTGGGGACTCCAACTCCGATACCGGTGGGCTGTCGGCCACCTTTGGGCCATTAACTTATCCTTATGGCGAGACCTTCTTCAGGAAGCCTGCAGGCAGATACTCCGATGGCCGACTCATTATCGACTTTATCG CTGAAAGCCTTGGATTGCCTTATATCAGTGCCTATCTGGACTCAATGGGCACTAATTTTAGCCATGGTGCAAATTTTGCGACCGCACTGTCTACAATACTTCCACAAAATATAACTCTATCTCAGGGTGGGTACAGTCCATTCTCCTTAGATGTGCAACTGAAGCAGTTCTCGCAGTTCAAATCTCGGTCCCGAATGATATATAATGAAG GAGGAGTCTACAAGGATGTAATGCCCAAAGAGGAGTACTTCTCTCAGGCACTGTATACATTCGACATCGGTCAGAACGACCTCACTGCGCTCTATTTCCTCAACAAGTCTGCAGAGGAATGCATTCCCAATGCTCTGAAGGAATTCTCCAAAGTGGTAGAG AGCATATATAAGAGGGGAGGGAGATCATTCTGGATCCATAACACTGGTCCCCTGGGCTGCCTTCCCTATGTTCTGGTGCAGCTTCCCCTTGAGGCATCAGAATTAGACTCAGCTGGCTGTGCAATTCGTTACAATAACTTAGCCCAAAAATTCAATAGATTGCTCAATGACACAGTAACCCAGCTCAGAAAGGATCTCTCTCTTGCGGCATTCACATTAGTGGACATATACTCTGTTAAGTACTTGCTCATAAGCCAGGCAAGAAAGCAAG GATTTAAGCTACCATTGAGAGCTTGTTGTGGCCATGGTGGTGGCATGTACAACTACAACTCTAATTTTCGGTGCGGAGATACGGTGAAGGTAAATGGAACTACAATACTTGTTGGAAAGTCATGTAAGAATCCATGGAAAAGAATCAGTTGGGATGGAGCTCATTACACTGAGGCTGCAAATAGATGGGTGTTTCATCAGATATCCAGGGGGGCTTTTTCAGACCCTGCTATACCATTGAGCATGGCATGTCATAGGAAGACACCAACAAATGATGCTTGCTGA